GGGAGCGCGGGGCATGCTGGGATATACGGGGGCGGAATTTCCGCAAGGGATGTCGGGATATAGAGGGGCATTGCTGCCGCAAGGGATTCTGGGATATACCGGGGCATTACTGCAAAAGGTGTCGGGATATACCGAGGCGGAAATGCCGCGAGGTCTATCGGGATATACCGGGGCGGAAATGCCGCAAGGCGTGCTGGGATATACCGGGGCAATACTGTCGCAAAGAATGCCGGGATTTATCGAGGCGGTTTTGCCGCAAAGGGTATCGGGATATACCGGGGCGGAAATGTCCGCAAGGGGTGCCGGGATATACCGGGGCGGAAATACCGCAAGGGGTGCTGGGATATACCGAGGCGGAAATGCCGCAAAGTGCGTCGGGATATACCGGGGCATCGTTGACGCAAAGGCTGTCGGGATATACCGGGGCGGAAATGCCGCAAAGGCTGCTGGGATATACCGGGTAATTGCTGCAAAAGGGTGTCGGGATTTATCGGGGCGGAATTTCTGCAAAGGGTGTCGGGATTTATCGAGGCCATAATGACGCAAACGCTGCCGGGATATACCGGGGCTTTATTGCCGCAAATGCTGCCGGGATTTCTCGCGGGGCACGCCGGGATACACCGAGGCGCTGTTGCCGCAGAGGCTGCCGGGATGCACCGAGGCGGAAGCTGTCATTGCTCCCCGCGCTCCGCCAGCTCCCGGCAGAGCTGCGAGGGGGGGAACACCCCCCACTCGGTGATGATGCCCCCCGTGATCAGCTCGTGCGGCGTGACGTCAAACGCCGGGTTCCACACGTCCACCTCTGCCCCAGGAATGGAGGGGGGGTACATGGGGGTCAGGGGGGGCTCTGGCAGCGACCCCAACCCATCAGTGAACCCCAAACCCTACACAGCAACCCTCTATGAGACCCTTGGGATCCCCCAAGAACACCCCAGACCCACTGGGACCCCTAAAACCCCCCCGagagcacccccagacccaccaGGACCCCTCTGagagcacccccagacccaccaAGACCCCCCCAGACCCACCAGGACCCCTCTGAGCCCCCTCCAGACCCACAGAACCCCTCGGGGATGTCTCTGTGCCCCCTCCCATGCCCCAGGCCCCCCTCCCGCCCCTCACACCCACCGGGCTCAGCCAGGAGGACGCCCCCGAGCTGGGTGAGCTCGGTGCCCGGGCGCTCCTCGATGGGGATCAGGCGTCCCGAGGCCAGCGTGGGGtcgcagctgctgctgggggcggCCACGTAGAAGGGGATGCGCAGGTGGCGCGCGGCCAGCGCCAGCTGGAACGTCCCGATCTTGTTGGCCACGTCACCATTGGCAGCCACGCGGTCGGCGCCCACCACCACGGCTGGGGGGGGGAACAGGGGGGGCTGTGTCACCTGTGGGCCCCCAggtcccatccctgtgccctcgGCTTTGTGCCCGTCCTCTCCCAGGTCACCTGTCACCAGCCCGTGGCCCCTtttccttgtccccatcccattcTGTGTCCCCACCTCATGTCCCCCTCACCCTGTTCTGTGTCCTCGTCCTGTcatccatcccatgtccctcctCCTTGTCCCCACCCTGTCACCCACTGTGTCCCTTTTCCTTGTTCCCATCCCATTCTGTGTCCCCATCTTGACCCACCATGTGTCCCCACactgtgtccccatcctgtgTCCCTTTTTCCTGTCCCCAttctgctctgtgtccccatcctgtccccaccctgtgtccctcctctttgtccccaccccattctgtgtccccatcccatgtCCATTTTCCTTGttcccccactgtccccaccccatgtcccccctgtgtcccctcacccTGTTTTGTATTGTCCCCACTCTGTGTCCCTTTTCCTTGTCCCCAttctgctctgtgtccccaccccatgtccccatcctgtccccccCATCCTCCGTGTCCCCTCCCactctgtgtccccctgtcccctccccgtgtccctctgtcccctccccgtccctctgtcccctcccctgtaCCATGCACGCCGTGCTCCCgcatggcggcggcggcggcgctgtCGGCGATTATCGTGACAGGGATCCCGTCGTGCCGCAGCTCCAGCGCCGAGAGCCGCGAGCCCTGGTGGAAGGGCCGGGTCTCGGTGCAGAACACGCGGGACAGAGACCCCCGCTCGTGCAGGGCCCGCACCACccctggggggacatgggggggacactcagggacccCACGAAAAGccccaggggaaaaaaggggtcAGGGAGCCCCCCCAGAATGTCCCAGTTCCCTTCCAGTGccccccagttcctccccagtgctcccccccagtccctccccgGTGCCCTCCAGTGACCCCCAGAatctcccagtgccccccagttccctccctGTTCCTCTCCAGTACCCCCCATtatgcccccagtgccccccagtccctcccattGCTCCCCACTCCGCCCCActcccctcccagtgccccccagtccctcccagtcccccccattaccctcccagtccctcccagtgccccccagtcccccccattaccctcccagtccctcccagtccatcccagtccctcccagtacccAGGGCGGTGCCGTAGCCGGCCGTGGCGAGGGTCCCGGTGTTGCAGTGGGTCAGGAGGGTGACGGGGCCGCCCCCCGGGACCCCGCCCAGGATGTGCTTGGCCCCGTGGGCGCCGATGCTGCGATTGTCGCGCCGGTCCTTGGCCAGCAGCCCCTCGATGTACTCGATGATGCTGgggggggaaaaacgggggtGAAAGCACCAGAATCGCAccaaatccagcccaaaatctgccccaaaattcaccccaaatccagcccaaaatCTACCCGAAAATCCAGCCCAAATCTATCCTaaaatctgccccaaatccagcccaaatCTATCCTaaaatctgccccaaatctaccccaaaatcctgatcccaaacccagcccagcagcccctcgATGGACTCGATGAtgctggggggaaaatgggggtggtgaccccaaaatctccccaaaattcaccccaaatctatcttaaaatctgccccaaattcatcccaaatctaccccaaaatccaccccaaatccagcccaaacTCTACCCCAAAATCCACACCAAATCTATCCTAAAATCGGCCCCAAATCCAGCcgaaattcaccccaaaatcctgaccccaaacccGTTCCAAATCCCCACCTggtcaccccaaatccaccccaaaccctcccaaatgcccccaaatccctcctggaaccccaaatccaccccaaaccctcccaaatcccctcctggaaccccaaatcccctcctggAACCCcaagcccccccagccccagccccgttACCTCTCCCGCAGCTCCTGGGGGGTCACCCCGGGGGTCTCCTCCACCTTTTTGCGGAGCCACCCCCGCAGCCTCTGGGCCTCCCTGCCCAGGTTGGCGGCCGTGGGGCGGGCGCTGAGCAGGAACCCCAACCTCTGCCCCACGAACGCCTCGAGCgcccccaaatcctcctggggGCCCGCGCCCCCCGCCAGCTCCACGGCCAGGCTgaggcagcccagcagggcaatGGCCGGGGCCCCCCGCACCTGGGGGGGGGAATATGcacctgagacccctccccaaaatgggtttggggtccctaaaaccccaaaacctcaaaagctggggagggggcacagaaAAACCCCTGAGATTTCTCCCCAAAATGGGTTTGGGGTCCCTAAAACCCGGGGAGGGAGCACAGAGCAACCCCTGTACCCCGGCCCCAAAATGGGTTTGGGGTCCCTAAAACACTgaggcagcccagcagggcaatGGCCGGAGCCCCCCGTACGTGGGGGGCACGGAAATAGcactgagacccctccccaaaatgggtttggggtccccaaaaccccaaaacctcaaaagctggggagggggcacagaaAAACCCCTGAGATCCCCCCAAAATGGGTTTGGGGTCGTcgaaatcccaaaacctcaaaagCCAGGGAGGGGGCACAGAGCAACCCCTGTATCCCGGCCCCCAAAATGGGTTTGGGGTccctaaaaccccaaaagctggggagggggcacagaaAAACCCCTGAGATCCCTCCCCAAAATGGGTTTGGGGTCCTTAAAATGGGTTTTAGGGTCCTcgaaatcccaaaacctcaaaagccagggagggggcacagagcagcccctgtACCCCGGCCCCAAAAtgggtttggggtccccaaAATGGGTTTGGGGTCCCTAAAACTCGGGGGGCACAGAAAAGCCACtgagaccccccaaaaaccggggagggggcacagaaccaccctgagacccccccccGAAAAATGGATTTGGGGGTCCCCCAAATAAGGGGTGGGGGTGTCAGGATTGGggtgggggtctcagggggCATTGGGGGGGTCAGGGGGTATGTGAGGGGTCTCGGGGgtatttggggggggggtctcCCCTCACCTCCATGTCGCGGATGGCGCCCCAGGCCCGCTCCACGCCCCCACCCGCTCGTAGCGGAGCTGCCCCGGCAGCAGCCGCTGGTTCAGAACCTCCAGGGAACCGCGGCGGTAGCGGAGCGACTCCAGCGCCATCGCGACAGAGCCCGCGACACAAACCGCGACAGGACACGCGACAGAAACGGCGGCAAAGCCCCGCCCCTTCCGGGAGCCCCGCCCCCGCGGGAAACCCCGCCCCCAGCAGGCACCGCCCCCTCAGGGAAACTCCGCCCCTCAGGGAAGCCGCGCCCCTCAGGGAAGCCCCGCCCCCAGCAACCCCCGCCCCCTCAGGGAAGCTGCTCCCCTCATGGAAGCCCCGCCCCTCAGAGAAGCCCCCGCCCCCACCGCGCTAAATCACGGAAATCCGCggcaatttttaaattttcattttaattattttggggGGATAAATTACAATAAACGGCAGGGGGGGCCTCGGGGGGGCAGGGGGCTcggagacccctccccaaaccaaacccccccacccctcccagttttggggggtcccggccTCCCCCCCTCAGGGGCTCTCGGAACCGGAGTCGGAATAATCGGCGACCAAAGATGGGgcgggggggtccccggggggggtccccgcagtttggggggg
The nucleotide sequence above comes from Agelaius phoeniceus isolate bAgePho1 unplaced genomic scaffold, bAgePho1.hap1 Scaffold_376, whole genome shotgun sequence. Encoded proteins:
- the MRI1 gene encoding LOW QUALITY PROTEIN: methylthioribose-1-phosphate isomerase (The sequence of the model RefSeq protein was modified relative to this genomic sequence to represent the inferred CDS: inserted 1 base in 1 codon): MALESLRYRRGSLEVLNQRLLPGQLRYERVGXVERAWGAIRDMEVRGAPAIALLGCLSLAVELAGGAGPQEDLGALEAFVGQRLGFLLSARPTAANLGREAQRLRGWLRKKVEETPGVTPQELRESIIEYIEGLLAKDRRDNRSIGAHGAKHILGGVPGGGPVTLLTHCNTGTLATAGYGTALGVVRALHERGSLSRVFCTETRPFHQGSRLSALELRHDGIPVTIIADSAAAAAMREHGVHAVVVGADRVAANGDVANKIGTFQLALAARHLRIPFYVAAPSSSCDPTLASGRLIPIEERPGTELTQLGGVLLAEPEVDVWNPAFDVTPHELITGGIITEWGVFPPSQLCRELAERGEQ